In Raphanus sativus cultivar WK10039 unplaced genomic scaffold, ASM80110v3 Scaffold6321, whole genome shotgun sequence, the genomic window ACTGTTGTCATATCCTATCCCACTGGGTTTATCTAATATGGATTCGTTCCACCTAATCAGTCTCAACCATGGGTTGCATATCCCTGTCCCTCTAGTTGTAGAAAACATCAATAACCCATCGCAACATTCAACTTTCGTGTCGCATAAAACTCCATAACCCGGATCAAACTGGGGCAAGTCATGCACCTCTATAGATTGACCATCAAGATTAACATCCACAATACAAATCTTGGATTCGACTAACAAGATGAATTGTGGACGAGAACGAGACAGATGATCGTTGACAAAAAGTTCGTCTTTGAAAAGAGTGTTCCATCGTTTGcaaacagatctgaaacgaGTGAGAGACTTTGCTGTAGTCAGAGAGAGTATCTTTTCCTCCAATTCCCAAGGAAGTTCCACCATTTgcactatatttttatatatgaaaggGGTTTATAAAACAGTTGCATCACAATTCGATTTTATATTGAACTGgaagttaattatatatatattttttttgtcaacttctgTCACTTTGGACctttaatcctcaaactgaggtaaAGAGGAGTCGAACCCCTCACGCCAGGACCCGAAGGCAGAGCTC contains:
- the LOC130507834 gene encoding jacalin-related lectin 38-like, which encodes MVELPWELEEKILSLTTAKSLTRFRSVCKRWNTLFKDELFVNDHLSRSRPQFILLVESKICIVDVNLDGQSIEVHDLPQFDPGYGVLCDTKVECCDGLLMFSTTRGTGICNPWLRLIRWNESILDKPSGIGYDNSTPDKQYKIFSSCSSYTTTLHANIIEIGSDASKSKTYEFAMEFYSRSSVSLNGTLYWIAYSRVCYEHCIQTFEFSTERFEFYCNLPTKRS